In Marinicauda algicola, one DNA window encodes the following:
- a CDS encoding periplasmic heavy metal sensor, whose translation MTRLSLTSGLWLGLLVLSVLLNGILVGVLIERSGEGAPLAGPGRIEAEAPPGRFNPHAFLMALPEEVRPQARARLREGLREMRPLMREALEARAAAALALAADPFDPERAATALQHARETRAAMEARGERVVLDIVADLEPETRRRVLAAAWSGRPPFAREPREAGPPER comes from the coding sequence ATGACCCGGCTTTCGCTCACGTCCGGCCTTTGGCTCGGCCTGCTCGTGCTGTCCGTGCTGCTGAACGGTATCCTCGTCGGCGTGCTGATCGAGCGCAGCGGGGAGGGTGCGCCCCTCGCCGGGCCGGGCCGCATCGAGGCCGAGGCGCCTCCCGGCCGCTTCAACCCGCATGCCTTCCTGATGGCCCTGCCCGAGGAGGTTCGCCCGCAGGCGCGCGCCCGGCTGCGGGAGGGCCTGCGCGAGATGCGTCCGCTGATGCGCGAGGCGCTGGAGGCGCGCGCCGCCGCGGCCCTCGCGCTCGCCGCCGACCCCTTCGACCCCGAACGCGCCGCCACGGCCCTTCAGCACGCGCGCGAGACGCGCGCGGCGATGGAAGCCCGGGGCGAGCGCGTGGTGCTGGACATCGTCGCCGATCTCGAACCGGAGACGCGCCGGCGCGTGCTCGCCGCGGCATGGTCGGGACGCCCGCCCTTCGCCCGCGAGCCCCGCGAGGCCGGCCCGCCGGAGCGCTGA